The genomic segment AGCTGGTCGCCGAGGAGATCGTGCGCACCCTGATCGGCTCCATCGGCCTGGTCGCCTCGGTGCCGGTGACGACCGCGCTGGCCGCCCTGGTCGTCTCGGCGGACCGCTCCACCCCTCCGGGGCGGACCGCGGCGGGCGGGTCGACCCGGGCTTCCCGCGGGGGGAAGGGCCGGCGCCGCAAGCGTTAGCTTCGGAACGCGCAGGGCGTCGGCCTCGGTCTCGACCTCATGAAATGCACCAAAATGCCGTAGGTCTCCGTCCGTTGACGTCAGCGGTTCAACCCGCGTTCTGCTCCTCCGCGAGGATGCGGTCGAGCGTCTCGTCGAGGTGCGCCTCGAAGTCGGCCAGCGCCCGCTCCTGCCCCAGCGGCACCAACTTGTCCGTACGGTCGAGGAAGGCGAGCAGCGGAGGGATGCCCACCCTGAACAGCGCCTGGTCCCCGCCGACCTGAAGCCGGATCAGGGCTTCGTCCAGCATCAGGGAATCCGTGGGCTCGACGCGCACATCCCCGTCCCCACACGGCCTGCCCACCCCGTCGATCAACAACTCCCTGCCGAAGGCCCAGGTCACCGGCGCGTCACCCGGCAAGTGGAACGTCAGCCGCACCGCATAGGGATCCTCGAGCTCGTAACGCAACTCCACCGGGATGCGGAACGACAGCTCCTCGGAAACGAGGAAGCTCATCATGACCTCTGCCTGCACCGTCTCGGTCTCGCCCATCGCGCGCCCTACCCCGTCACTTGGCCCTCGAGGCCCTCACGTGGCCAGGAACCAGCTCCCTGACACCCTCCGCATCTTGCTTAACGTGAGCACTGGATCACAAGGAGTGAGTTTTCAGATGCTGATAGAGAAAGCGAGTGTCCCTAGTAGCTTTCCGATCTCCCGCTGCAACTTCTCGGCTGTCGGCAGCAGTCGGTCGGCCTGCGCGGAGGGGACGGAAATGGCCATGGTCGCCGCGGTGTCGCCGGCCATGATCGGGACGGCCGCGCAGAGTGTCCCGAGCGCGTACTCCTGCCGCTCCACGACGGGCCGCATGCGCTCCATCGAGTCGAGCCGCCGGATGAACGCCCGGTCGTCCCGGACCGAGTAGCGCGTGATCGACTGAACCGGGTAGCGGTCGAGGTGGTCCTGTCGCGCCTCGTCGTCGAGCTGGCCCAGCAGGCACTGCCCGATCGCGTGGGCATGCCCGGTCTCCCGGAAGTCCGCCCACTCCTCGACGGCGGGGTTGCCCGGGGTGTCCGCGACAGCCACGACGTCGATCTCCCCCTCTCGGTAGACGGCGAAGTACATGGGGACGCCGAGAGTGTCCCGCAGGTGCGCCAGGGTCTCGTTGATCCGTGCGCGCCGGTTCTGTTGCGCCCCGCTGCTGCTCAGCCGCTCGGCTGCCTCGCCGAGCACGAACAGGCCCTTGTCCCGGCGCAGATATCCCTCGTGGGTCAGGGTGCGGAGCAGGTGGTACGCGGTGGGGAGCGCGAGGCCCGCTTCTCGCGCCAACTGCTTGGCGGGCGCCCCGCTCTGGTGCGACGCGGCGGCTTCCAGGA from the Streptomyces venezuelae genome contains:
- a CDS encoding SsgA family sporulation/cell division regulator gives rise to the protein MGETETVQAEVMMSFLVSEELSFRIPVELRYELEDPYAVRLTFHLPGDAPVTWAFGRELLIDGVGRPCGDGDVRVEPTDSLMLDEALIRLQVGGDQALFRVGIPPLLAFLDRTDKLVPLGQERALADFEAHLDETLDRILAEEQNAG
- a CDS encoding IclR family transcriptional regulator, which translates into the protein MRLLEAAASHQSGAPAKQLAREAGLALPTAYHLLRTLTHEGYLRRDKGLFVLGEAAERLSSSGAQQNRRARINETLAHLRDTLGVPMYFAVYREGEIDVVAVADTPGNPAVEEWADFRETGHAHAIGQCLLGQLDDEARQDHLDRYPVQSITRYSVRDDRAFIRRLDSMERMRPVVERQEYALGTLCAAVPIMAGDTAATMAISVPSAQADRLLPTAEKLQREIGKLLGTLAFSISI